Below is a window of Quercus robur chromosome 6, dhQueRobu3.1, whole genome shotgun sequence DNA.
AATCGCAGATTTACGAGAAATTTGTCCCTCAAGACAGACCTGTAGATGTGATAGAAAAATTACCATGTTAAGCGTCAAACAATAAGAAAACCTTTCACACTTAGCAAAAGTTAGAAAGTCTTTCATTAAGAATAAAAAGGTAAATTTAAAAGCTTTTGGCTTGTAGTCAAAGCACTATTCTTATGTTGTGCTATACTACACAAACATATCTCTGACTACATATCAAAACCTACGAGATAACATCTAGAAGAAGAAACATAAGCTGAAGGGACTAGAGCCTTCCACCAGATTACTCTTTGGAGACGAACCAGGTATGccactctctttcctctcttGATTCTTTTGCATGTCTTTGTTCTTCTTCCATGACACTCACATTCTGTCTCTCTCTGCCCTTTTTTTGTAATTGCACTTTTTTGTGCTCCTTATTCAgttgcttctttttcttctttggccCCTTTCACATCATATGCCACTCCCGTCCTCCACCCccctttttaaagaaaatttaagaaaagCTTTCTTCTAATTTTGTTCATGGTAAACATATTACAATTGTTAGGTAAGAGGTATTCTTGCTGTGATGTCTAGTTGGGTGTTATCTGCAATTTTGCTGTTCGCTTTTGCTGACACTATTGAACCGTAACtctgtttatttgtttgaaaaaatgtTGTCGTtcatctaaaaatatatattttactattttgaTTATAAAcgtttattatttaattagatgttGAACCTCTTTCTTAATGTTGTGTTCAGATAAAGAATTGACATTTACACAGAAAATTTAACCACCATTTAAAATCCATCAATTgctaattttattgtttggataaatgaagaaagaaatagcattgACTAGCTCTGTGAAATTCGGAAAAGCTCTGAAATTTCCTTTTCTATATTTCATCATCCAATTCAGAAATCTCTATCTTTCCCTCACCACCATCGGATCAAGATGCTTGTGGTCAACCCAAAACTCTATGGGTAATAACCCAAGTAAACACTCCCAATAGTCATATCATCTCCTTCAAGTCCTATATCTGACTACACCCTTCTATGATCTTCACATTCAAATCTTGTTAGTTGCTTCTGGGCCTCAGATTGCAGCATAGAGATGTCCCTCACCAAGTGTAGCTCCACCACGCCCAGGTACTGCGATAGCTTCTCTAGCAACACCAAAATTTCTGCCACAGTGGAAAACACCGCACAAGCACGACATGAGAGCTTTGCCTCAGCCACTCTTTGCTCGTGTGGTTCTGAATGTCTTCAAAATCAGTGAAAGGAGGCCAAGTGAAGAAATTGGAACTCAAAACTTCGGAGTAGACCTTGGGGTGGTCAAGGGTGCAACTTCAGGTGGGATAATAAAGCAGGAGAAGGATGAGTACCACCACGAAACAAATTTTTGTTGAGGATGGAAGAAAAGCTCTGGCTATTGGCTAAAGAGGGTTTCTTTGAACGAAGGAGACGTTGGGGATTTGTCTACTTAGAGGGTATGCTTTGAACAATGCAAGAGTATAGATGAATTTTAGAAATAACACCTATTAAGGTGGAATTTCAAAAACAGAATTTCAACCCTCCAAATTATGGCTAATTTTGTCTTATGATACACCCAAACAAGGAATTCTATTTGGCAAAATTTAATGTAGTGCTGTCTACAAATTCTCTAACCAAACATGGTAGAAGCTATTGCACTTTACgatttaaaatcaataaaaaatggTTTCACTTCAATTAGAAGCGCACTTGTGCATTACACCAGAGTTTCAGGAGGCCTTTGTAAGTGTACCAGACACTTTTAACAATGCTGTTTACGAaaccatcaattttttttgaagactaCTCCAACCTTACCCCATATGTTAACTAAGAGCCAAAAACACAAGCATATGTTAATAGATCTATCAGCCAAAGAAAGTTCTTATATCCTCATTATCAAAACCTAAATCTCTACAAACAATTGGCATTTGATCATATAAGAATCTGGTCATGATACAAGACAAGAGTACCATAATGGAAGGTGAATCAGCTTTTTTGAGCAAATTAAGGCAGGgaacaacaaattttaattagtagTAATGGTCATGATACAAGAGTACTGCAATGGAGGGGAATTAACTTGTTTGAGCTAATTAAGGCaatgaaaaacatatttatttagTGGTAAAAAGAGGAAAACCACAAGTTTGAATTATCTTATCAGGAATCTCAGACATATAAATTTTACAGGAATAATGTATGTGGGAAATGTCACAAAAACTAGTGTATATGATGACCCAAAGTATTATTGATGCAGGAATGCATTAAGGAAGGACTGATTATTCTAGGGTGCCAATACTGATGATAAATACAAACCTGGATCACGCACAAAATATCAGGAAGTTGATTCTTTGACTCATCAACAGGACCTAAATACCAAGAGTCAGAAGAAGTCCAGATCAAATGGAATATACAATAAAACCAGTCAACAGGAAAACAGGTATACCAAGTAACACAAACAAGTGGTGGGCTGGAGCATCTGCCATTAATTGTAAATCATTTGGAGAGTTTTTGTAGTGAGAAGCAACATAAAGGGCCATCATACGCTGCCAATGTAAGAATATAAATACCAGATATATACTGATAAGAGATTAGaacattaaatttcaaatagatGAAATAAGTAACTACCTGCAAAAACAACTCACTCTCTTTGTAATAGGAAAAAAGTGTATCACGATTAACGTAGTAGAGATCACACTCACTGGGTGGGGGTATCCTAGTtacagaaaagaagaaacattTACAAAGATACAAAGATAAAGGAGAAGGCTTTATCTTCAGAGTTCTTAAAAAGCATGCTCTAACCTGCTAATATGAGGGATGGAACTTGTAACATCCAAGCAAAGTAAAGCATGAAGCCAGGATTCAATTGGGTCCCCAGAAGCATATCTGATAGATTCGCTCAATTCTATCTTTTTAAAAATGCGACCTATAATCAAACTTGTTTGAGAACTCAGCAACAATgcaccaaaaaatagagagcaataaaacaaaaggaaataaaaactattatagtgcccccaaccacccccccccccccccccccccaccaagcCAAACATCAAAAGATTGCAGACAACAACAATTTCCAGGTGTGTGGtgtttaaaactcaaaaaacaaGTTGGGCAAGTCCAATATATGTGGATATTTTTCCTAAGATTACTCATTCAAAAAGAATCTAGAAATAACTAAGTACTTATGTGCCATACAGACATAATGAGTTCAGTCATTGTTCTAGTAAGTCAGTCAAATAGTCCGAGTTGCAAATTGGCTCTATTTTGAACTTTGTGCACTCCCCCTTTAGCATTCCTATAATGTTGAGAAATCTTTGGGCCTTCTAGATGATTtttgattatttgataattacaacaaTAGGGGATAAGAAAAAGGATTAGTCTGATTTAgagataagaaaaataatgcagaAAAGATCTCATAGTTCATTCTGTACATGTAAAACACAAGTTTGAAAACTGAGCAGTCCAAGTTGAACTCTTTGGCATACAGATCCAAAGAGAACTTACTAATGCCCAAAAccccatttttatttattaattttttttttttggaatagtacaaacaaataaaggggaaaaaaacaaatgattttCGAAAATCACACAAATGTGTATTTAGAAACTTCAGAACATTAATGACCAACTGCTCTCCATGCTACAGAAGCACCCTTGGAGATTTGCATGCATATTGTTGACTAACAGAACTGAAAGAAAAGTGAAGAATAATCATACCAGAAAGAGAGCCCTCCACAGTCTTAGCAGACTCCCTGCTTTGCTCTTCCAATTGTTGCAGAAGTTTTAGTGACAAAGACCGACCAGTACCTTCATAGCTTTAAATGGATTACAAAAGAAAGTATTTCAgtacttaaattaaaattactacCAGTAAATAAATTAAGAGAGCACATCAAGCACgaataaagaacaaagaaacagatttttcttataagaataattttattgaaaacataCTACTACATGCAAAAAGGCATGAAGTAgccaaaaaatttacaaagaaacacgaatatcaaaaaaattgtgtacaagAAGAAAGAGACTCTATGAACATTGGGATGGAATCACTTAGATGTGAATGCCCAAGCTCAGGCACAATCAAACAAAGTGGCTACAAAAGAGGCTAGAAGCTGGTCCTCCAAATTCTCCAATTCAAATAACATAGAAACAgataacatcatcaaaaaagaaatcgCACTGTTCATTCCAATTCAGACATACTACATGGTTAAATacaaagcaaaaataaactattttagcaTTCATATTGCATTAAATTTCACCTCATAAATTAGAAGACTACATTAAGATAGATTAAGGGAAATTGAGTAACAGTTAAGATCATTGCAAATGGACAAGGACTGTGTGCCACTCAGTGTATATATTGACTGTTAAGAGGACATTAGACATTAAATTTGATGGTCTTGTGTAAGGTCTAAAGTACAGCAATAGCAAGGAGACTTGACACCCTGCCCCCACTAGATTTGCTTCCTGGTTTTGGGCCATGCTCTCTATGTGAAAAGGAGGGAGATTTGCACTTTTTTTATTCTAACCGTGGAGTGGAGCAGCATGCCCCCATTAAgcaaaattaaaggaaataTGGGACAGTTAAGATCATTGGAAAAATAAACATTGTTTTACAAAAGCAATGGCTTctccatttaaaatatataattgagtATGATAGTTATACCCATTTACTGTAGATGAAAGGAAGACCAAATAAGGACCAAGTAATGCCTTAACAACTGGCAATGGAATAGCTGCTGCTTCATCAACAACTAGCAGTTCAACTTGAGAAAGCTTCTCGTGCTCATGTGGCTGTATATACTGCAAGGACAGATAGAAAAACAACTAAATGTATAAGCATTTACTTGCATTGAGTATTATAAAACATTTCAAATCTCTTTAATGTAATATCAGCATAAACAAGGAAGCATTTGAGCAGTCCAGCTATATTTTCAATAACAAGATAATTTACAAGGGGAATAATCCCCACAAAATTCATCCATCCCAGAAGAATACTAAGAATTTTCACTTATAAGATGAAGATAAAAAGGGCAATCAAGAAAGTAGTGGAGAAAATATTAACAGAAACTCATATTAATGAATAGCACATCATCACTATGTAAACGCATGTGAACATTTTATAATGCCTATCAGGATGAGACTTATGCCTCTAAAGTGCAAATGTTATGCATTACACAAACCTTTAAAGTTCTGCCAGCACCAATCCCTTAAACTGAGTCAAATATGCATATTCTAGAGTACCTTTTTTTGACAAGCCTAAGTGATAACTAGCCAACCTATAGTTGTGTATTCTTCTCAatgtagaatatatatatatatatataataggtaaaaataagtttattaaatAAAGACTACTTCATGTTCAATGGACACAAAGAAGCCAAAAGAAttacaaacataaaaaattacgTACGAATAGGCAACGACTCTATAAACATCAGAATGGAATTACAATTCATAAAACCCCATGCACAAGACCAACATCTTCTGAATGTAGATTATTGTGACttgtattataaaattaaataaaaaggcagAAACTGCTACCGCTTAAATATAGCACAATCTATTTAAGATGATCAATTGCATTGGCACATGCAGCTGGCCGAGTGGTGcatataacattttttgaaTAAGTTGTTGCATATGACATTTTTTGAATAAGTTGTTGCATAGAACATTATAATGATCATTATTATGTAAAACCATTTTCAAATACCTACAATATACCCATGCAGGTAAAAACTGATATTGTCacattacacaataaaaaaaaccatataagtCAATTaaccttttctcaaaaaaaaaaaaagtcaattaaCCTGAATTGTTTGTCTGTGCTGCTTGTAAATATTGATCCGCACAGTTGCTTTCTTGAATTCAGGATTATTACTTTTCACCACATCAAAATCTAAATGTTCCTGAAAACAGGGGTTACATTGTTCCTCATGATCAGTATAccattttcaatatataaacagtgAACTCTAAAAAGAAGAGTGAATGAGATAACATCTTTTCAGGAACGCAAAGTGTATTTCAAAACCGAACATCTCTCAAAAGTGTAATCAACTTCAAGTGCCACATATTCTTGGGAGGTAAATAATTTCTACAACTAAAACACCTAGAAAACTTTTATTCAACTTCTAAATTTTGTCCACACTCCTGAAGGCAATCATAATTAACAAAATATGAACTGAACCTTAATTTGGATATGTCGTTACAGACTGAAGGAGTGCCTATACATCAATTGTCCAAGAGTTTTCTATATTTCATTTTCTGAAGATGCAACATTAATTCACACTGGCATATAGTATCTTAGCCGACCAAGGTCACAATCGGCAAATTGACACGGTTAATTTACTAGAAAAACTAATACGTTCAAGCAATGTGTTAAGAGTACTCCAGGAttatgccaatgagctctagctcaactaGCCCCTCCTCCCCTCGCAAGTgctaggtggagggtgaggtcatggatTCAAGACCCGCTGGGTGTGTGTAACTTGCCTATCAAAAGAAAAGGTACTCCAGGATTATCATTTTGATAAAGAAAACCTGAGagaaatacatacatataagtACAACTACCTATCTACCACAAGAGCCTCATAAAAGCATTTTAATGatagtaaataatattactATCTTAAAGATAGATAACACCCATACCTTATATTCAAGAGCATCAAAACCCTTGCAAACAAATTCAAACAAGGTTTTCAAGTTTTCAGGACTGGGTGCAGTTACAAAGATATTAGAATACCTATCAATAAAAGTTTCTCGTCAGAATCTAACAATGGTCAataagaaataaacaaaaatttatacatataatacaaaaaactaaatgcaCATATAATGATATAGATCAAGCATCTACCCTGCAGCAATAGCTCCAGCAATTGCTAAACCAAGTGCGGCAGATTTCCCACGGCCACGAGCAGCTAGCAAGGCGACTGTACTGCGAAGTGTCTTGTCCAAAACTGCATCTAGAAAGGTAACCACAGCTTTTCCCTATTCACATAAGAGAACGTATTTACCAACTCAAATTTGCCTATATCATTTAATTACaagaaaccaaactggtaactCATAACATGTCAGCAAAATATCTCTACCTGGTCCAACGTACAACACTTCCTTATCAAAGGACCAACGGGAAAATCATCAATTAGTTGTTCTTTGAGATTTTTCAGGTCTTTTTCTGCCTCTGAAAGCCCTTCAGAGTccttcaataataaataaatagccaGAGAATAAGTTATCAAGAGCTTCAGAGAAATCAGAGTGCATTATGATGGACCACTACCATAATTACACATTATCATGTTATTCCCTTTTAATATAGTGAATAAACAACTACACAGTCACGTTATTCCCTTTTAATATAGTGAATAAACttttgttttaaaacaaaaGTTTTGCAGTTTTGATTGGGGATGCTGccacaaaaactgaaaaaatcattaaaatttcaatttttcctCTAAGCGACAAAGTAGAAGGTGCCAAAAGTTACCTCTTTAACTGGAACTGGTGTAATTGACCTTATATGAGACGAAATTGGTAAAATATTCAGTTCATCATCCATGACCACACATGCTTTACATGATGCAAGTGATAACAAGAAACGCTCATTAAAGCGTCCAGCAGCCTCAGAATGGGATTCAGTTCGAAATCTATCGTGAACATCCTAAAATCAAAAAGGGTTTTGTGACTTTTTAATAGTAAAAGTTTAGGCACAACAGAGGAATATGAAAATCAGTTGTCATAAGTATTGGCATTAATACATAACActgtacttataaaataaaataaaaattactgcATAACACTGACAATCATTGCCAATTGGGCTGAACACCTTGTCATGGTTAACctgaaactaaaaaaagagaagtaaatGTAAAATACATCATTCCAGAATTTGAGGAGATCCCAAGGCAGGAACTGCTGTTGAAATAGTTGTCAAAATCTACAGCAAGCTTAAATGATGTACCTGTATGTCCACTAAGCTATGAAATTTAGTAAGAAAATATGCCATGCATCACAGTTGCTATCTTCACAAAATGACTTTGAAGTCAAATCCTATTATAGGATGTTGCACTCGACATCTCATCAATCCTTTCCTTGAAAAGTTTGTGGAAGCCTAACTTCCAACAACGGTCAGATTTGGGGGAAATTCTAACTACAGATAACCTCCAGAAGCGGAGATTAGTTGTGCTAgattggtgttgcatgtgtAAGAGGGATGGGGAAACTACTAATCATCTACTTTTCCATGGCATGGTGGCTAGAAAACTTTGCACCATAGTATTTTCATGTGTTGGGGTTCCTTGGGTTATGCCAAAAGTTGTTGTGGAGCTTTTAACCAGTTGGAAAGGCAAGTCCAGCTGGTTTTGCAATGCTGAGAATTGGCGCATAATCCCTCATTGCCTCGTGTGGGGGTCTTTGACAAGAGAGGAATGCTTGGACTTTTGAGGGTTGTAAAaacttggttcttttttttattttttgataattcaatagatATAATGGGGGAGGGaaaatttgaaccctagatgtcTCCGTGGGAAACATTAGAAGGTGTCAACCAATTAAACTATAAGACTTTTGTCAAGATTGGTTCATGACCTAAACTTTTATTCCttaagactttgtttgagtggatAAATGCTTCGaggttgttttcttttgttgttttgcCTGCTTTGCTTGATCAATACtttttaacatttaattttGGTGTATCTGTTGTACACATCTTGTGTACATGGTGGCACCCTTTCAGCTTATTTAATGAAATCAAAGCAGACTTCAATATAACAAATCTTTCCAAAAGAACTTCTATGATAAGCAAGAAttatatttgcaaaattatatcaagtaaaaaattaaactaatgaATTTTAAAACAAACAGAAGTGGATCATCCaacagaataaaataaataaataacaaaaccaaacaccaagaaaataaaaataataaaaaactcatTCTATActtatcataaataaataaatagatagataACTCATCCTATACACCATGGTAATAGAATCAGGATAAATTATCCCTTATAGCATCCATTCTATGGCCCTAATAAATTAATTCAAGTGGAAATTCTTACCgcttttgataaataaaacaTTCAATACCATAAAAACGACATCAAACAAATAGAGTAAAAATTAGGATCCATTATTTTATCCTTAAGCTGCAGcttatttgaaaacattttacaaatttaAGAGTTATTTATCATATTTCATTCAGACACAACATAGGGGTGGTATTGTGGTAATTTGTCCAAATGAGAGTTAACATTATTTGTCACCTGCAACCCAAGCTACATGTAGATCACAAAAAGTGACCACTAGTGAGATTGGGTTCCATAACTCATAAGGCAACTGATCTGATCAATCAGGTTGACTGAAATAAAGACACAAGAATCATAATTTACAAATACAACATATATTACTAGCACAGATTTTGAACTGCATACAAATAAGGATACGTACACAAACACATTCATGTGTGTGCAAGCATGTGTGCATAGAGAGAGGAGTCAATTGCAAATTCCAGACATGAAAAAGACAAAGATAATTGAAACAAGATATTATACCAATAGAACCTATATTCATACCATGAACATAGTGTACAGATTGGTCAGTGAGGACAGAGACCGAAGCAGCAATACAATTAACCCACCACCCTCTACTGTCTCAATTGTTCTTGCAAGTAGATTTGGTGTCAAAGCTTCAAAATCCTGATAACAGTGCAAAGAGTAAACTTTaacatgagagaaagagagagcatcAATAATTAACTGTTAAAGGGTTTAGCTACAATTCAATTACATGGCAGAGGGCAAAATTACCTGAAGTATACACATCCCAAAAGTATTACCAAGAATTCTTTCTGAATCCTTGTACAAGCAATAAGTTAATCCcccactttcaacaaaaagcgAAAATGGATCCACCTTCTCAGGATCCAGCAGCCCCCTTTGCATTAGCTTTTTTATCTGCTTTGCACGCTTTTTCTTATGACTGCATTAAAGAATCAACCCAGTGAATATAATGGAGGGCCCTCTAGGAAATTGTCCAAATAGAGCACACAAAACAGCAAAACCCACTTTGGAGTTTAAACACAAGACTGAACTTCTATTAAACAGAATTATGATTCATCCATAAATTGGACTCCTTAAACCCCTGAGACTTGATCAACTAATTTTCGGGGGACACATGAGTAaggaattaaaattttggtcGAGCAAATGTTCCATTCTGACAACCAAACATAACTTTAAGAAGTAACTGCTTGCTTGGGagaccttattttttttaaaaaaaagctcTAGCAGACAAGTCACTTTCAGTGTGCACTTCTTATGTCACGCTCTCAGGTAAGATGCTAATGACAGTGGTTTATAAACATATTCCAATCATGCAGCAACATTGAGTATCGGAATAGAGGTATACAAGGTGTCATATTGCATTCTGTCTTGTAAGAAAAACATCGACACAAACCCAAATAGAATTAagtaatatttctttttaccaacccaaaaaaaaaaaaaaaaaaaaaaaggaaataaccTGCTGAGTTCAAGTTTGTCCTTGTAGCACCACAAAACAGATGGTCTTGATCTAACCACTGCCTTGCTTAACATGTAATGGAGATTAACAATCTGCACAAGATCAAAACATACAATTCACAATCAATCACACATTATTTGATTGCTGAtacaattttaaaagaaataaaaaatgaaacaaatccAAACTTTATCCTCAAGATTTAAATTTTCAGTCTTTGCAACGACAACAACTcgtaattcattaatttttctcagcaaccaaattCAAAGAAAACTAAGAAGTTATAACTTGACAgactaaacaaaatttttttttttttttttttttttttacttatttacaATAGTGAGAGAACACAGTCTAAGcttattataacaaaaaaaagaaagaatccaaaaattaaattaacacaaACAATGATAATCAAAAAGCTCAATAAAGAACAAACAATGATACAATTCGCAATCAATCACGAATTATTTGAtttctgattaaaaaaaatttcagtctTTGCAACCAAAACAAGCTTTTAGTTCATGAATTTATCTCAGCAAccaaattcaaagaaaattaagaaacaaaattacttttttttttttttacaatagtgAGAGAACACAGTTTCAGCTTATTGTAACAAAAATGAGAATCCTAAGCATTAAATTAGAATAAACAGTGATAACCAAAAAGCTCAATTAAGAACAAATCTTCCACTTTTAAAAGGCAATAATactaaaatcaatatatatatatatatagagagagagagagagagtgcctGGTCGCGGGACTTGTCACCGATGATGACGAAGATGGAGCGATGGCGGGTTTTGACGCCATTTTCGATCAGGGTTCTGATGCGCTCATCAACTTTCttcctcattctctctctctggttTGTTTTTGCTTCTGCTTGGGGTTAGGGTTCTTCTTCTCAGATTGGTTATGCTTAGTCTCTGTTTGCTGTTTCCTACTAGGGTTTATGTGAGGGGTTAAGGTTATAGATGGTGGCGGGAGTGTTGAAAGTAACGACGTCgttttagttaaaaatatatttttttgcctttttttttttttttttttacccttattcttttcttattttgtggtgaaaaattaataattgtctatttaaaaaaaaaaaaaaaaaacaaacaaacacagaaGGTAAAGGGAATGCAGCATTAATACAAAAGCACACATctgagttattaaataaaaaataaaaaataaacagttGACACCACTCAAAAAAAGCCATTATAATTTTAAGGAATGTTGTGACAAATTATATTATGATGCACATTTTTctaagtaaaaatataaaataacaaaccctcctattattttataagatAATGGTTGAGTTTGATTCGctattgaaattttagaataagaaatctttaaatacatataaatatttttctcaaaacaagaataaaaacataAGTATATTCTAttttagacccttttttttaactagTGGTTATCAACATCAAGTTTATGAaattttctccccaaaaaaaaaaagtttatgaaatttATGTGAAACCAGTGGATAATATTCTCCTACAAGAATTCAAACCTCGTCAACCAAGAAGTCGTGTGATTTTTTAACTAATATTCtcctacaaatattttaaataactttttataagaaatgttataaaaggaagaagagaaaaagaataagaaaattaacACAAAAAAGTACATGTAAATAATAcataattagaaaaataattcatttgcAATTCTTTATGGTGATAGTCACAAACTCACACTCACCCAAAACCTAAACTCGGCAAAATTGGACATTGACTTGTTAACTTGATATGAactagagaaattttttttgagttctagttagctcaactaataaagtttctgatgtttgaataagagatctggggttcaatccccgcctacactaAATATCGATTGatatcttgatttgatgataaagaactatcatcgaAAACAAACGCCATAAATTgaaaatctctctaaaaaaattaaataaaataaaaactagagaATTTTTAATTAGGAGTAAAAATAGGTTAACTTGTGAATCACAAgttttttaaacaattaaaaaaaaaaaaaaaaaaaaaaaaaaaaaaaacatagactAGATAAGGTAATAAATCACTAAAAATACTAGATCATGTAAAGATAACATGATGCCAACCATACAAATGTAACGACAATGTTGAATCAAATAACAACTACCATGGAGCAACAAGTTACAGAGAAGTCTAGAATACAATATACATTTTGAGAGCATCAAACAACTTAAATTGAAACAATATTTATACATCCTTTGGTAGTTTGgtgtgataaaaaattaattaaaaaaaaaaaaaaacagtcaaACTGTAAGGACTAGATTTAAGTCTCTAGCCCAAATGATAAACCAcaataactaataaatttatatacctAAAGTTTGAAgagtatattggtaaaatgttatttaattaaacAGGTCAGACAAGTCAAACAAGTTCCGTGGGTTAGAcattaacacaacccgtttattaaacgggtcagtcgTGTCAATCTGAATATGACACTAACTCATTAAACCTCAACCCATAACCTACTAATTTCGTATCGTGTCAGGTTCGTAGGTTGTATCCAATTTTGTCACGCTATATGACCTCCTTAGCTTGTGTAATATTGCACTAAGTATAGATGCATGTTGAGAAATTCTAAATTCATAAAAGAAAGTAATCttataaaataagttaaataaaattacaactatgaaattttttttttaaagagtcaattttctttaaaaattaaactaaattatattttggactttttttttcttagagatAGTTTCAACTTTTGACGTTCACTTCTAATAATTGttcatattattaaattaagatactaattggttttttatgTAGATGCGGA
It encodes the following:
- the LOC126733269 gene encoding RNA cytidine acetyltransferase 1 produces the protein MRKKVDERIRTLIENGVKTRHRSIFVIIGDKSRDQIVNLHYMLSKAVVRSRPSVLWCYKDKLELSSHKKKRAKQIKKLMQRGLLDPEKVDPFSLFVESGGLTYCLYKDSERILGNTFGMCILQDFEALTPNLLARTIETVEGGGLIVLLLRSLSSLTNLYTMFMDVHDRFRTESHSEAAGRFNERFLLSLASCKACVVMDDELNILPISSHIRSITPVPVKEDSEGLSEAEKDLKNLKEQLIDDFPVGPLIRKCCTLDQGKAVVTFLDAVLDKTLRSTVALLAARGRGKSAALGLAIAGAIAAGYSNIFVTAPSPENLKTLFEFVCKGFDALEYKEHLDFDVVKSNNPEFKKATVRINIYKQHRQTIQYIQPHEHEKLSQVELLVVDEAAAIPLPVVKALLGPYLVFLSSTVNGYEGTGRSLSLKLLQQLEEQSRESAKTVEGSLSGRIFKKIELSESIRYASGDPIESWLHALLCLDVTSSIPHISRIPPPSECDLYYVNRDTLFSYYKESELFLQRMMALYVASHYKNSPNDLQLMADAPAHHLFVLLGPVDESKNQLPDILCVIQVCLEGQISRKSAIKSLSDGYQPSGDQIPWKFCEQFQDTVFPGLSGARIVRIATHPGVMRSGYGSQAVELLARYFEGQLTPISEVDVENVTETPHVRVTEAAEKASLLEENLKPRTNLPPLLVHVRERKPEKLHFIGVSFGLTLDLFRFWRKHRFAPFYIGQIPSTVTGEHTCMVIKPLNNDDIEDSGSDQWGFFGPFYQDFRRRFTRLLHLSFREMEYKLAMSILDPKINFMELESTLSTSNGFLSSFKELLSPHDMKRLEAYTNNLAGFHLIFDLVPILAHLYFEGKLPVTLSYAQASVLLCIGLQGHSFSYLEGQMKLEREQIMSLFIKVMKKFYKYLYGISSKEIESTLPRLKEIVMEPHSISVDEDLKNAAKQVEDEMKSKMEGSLNPELLQQYAIVDRDADFENALQIGGKVPSGGLVSVKSGRNKIEKHGHQKESHKSGKKRSKDDHGSKSNKKKKS